A region of Amyelois transitella isolate CPQ chromosome 19, ilAmyTran1.1, whole genome shotgun sequence DNA encodes the following proteins:
- the LOC106132693 gene encoding uncharacterized protein LOC106132693: protein MAEAYRFNVNNVEYKETRNQDENYCILNVLCVFISLVTILADLTTDILVFAEYCHDGRLNWALATILFILLPNVIVNIFSLRWIISDGKVDLHHWITHGLLIGSIERYSVFLYKIFSCKNLEAVKTKKCVAQRNDLSLLHFLYVFSGTIPQIILHSYAIVILNGNFYTKVFALSASIASVTWGCTYYFYNNAMMSNNNTIWISLLLKSIWHFSTLIARICSILLFCVIFRIWTLVPIGLHWVAITTWIILQKKKICSSRFEQTLFNIIMGFVYCFCYVNLNEVNMRYRLLMFYTFMLTQNFGSLLLYILISDSVVINKAWSMGSTICIVAGTILGVGALVLYYRCFAVKQLNEDKNSLDDIELNNKKSKDTSESNNTSKERDLSDPNARIKRHRKKKNTKKITPFKPGPVNDNQNLDKKFLLDHWIGVKTQSFTSAPATNTSMDTSSIEVYTVENTPQAGQATCDEIEYRSNNTFIKKYKTVCSPTELMLKLSAIENIESSIDEITSNNLNIQKRRGICSSDELRDELVNVNMDIVNEAFMKTLKTDHSSEISHDTDGSNKKTSSDSIDMDLDLSFSDINSSDINNFNENIVQKLCLSALKNIKVGNQDADIENIQRIALDILKEMYTKKDKSKSKLARDTSSTKNRDLDTPTEILSVHDYENICAVNIAREAWGLRSWNGYSDIENWQHDGSVVRDRRADTFTSESSEISSCLSQELKNAILSAPSFPKKVPTYSNISMKIERCNQEDYVNSAICQSIDETFLAKPCVIDIHKDPNHLEPILEELDDICDIDSPTKKRLNSESSLVATIDEIRKAFVTNSPRHVYHRRDHLWDSPQTGTSVTIENTLKKALWKEPSKFDSSNIMDSLPEKENICNISHGTKFESNKLSNKIETTSPMDMIRPEHEQTLLSNSTRQTKSLEYNVKLQNKKINYRPEHLKDLSNKDIDILWQIVTENSHQPHSSIEDLSTNRISTSLQSLIHSDSSVIPTAPKITNIKKNVRTKPRRKFSILRERFEPKLNCNSDKEILCHGTETSYSSDLNVVKVKNDLDSNGEKSIMVRKTSNSNSIKLDVPAKNIKEKRSLFMKQVLSPPKFNTKLRHKM from the exons atggcTGAAGCTTACAGATTCAACGTGAACAATGTAGAATATAAAGAAACAAGAAACCAAGATGAAAATTACTGCATATTGAATGTTTTGTGCGTGTTTATTTCTCTTGTTACGATACTCGCAGACTTGACGACAG ATATCCTTGTTTTTGCTGAATATTGCCATGATGGTCGATTAAATTGGGCCTTGGCaacaattctttttattttgttaccgAACGTTATCgtcaatatattttcattacgaTGGATCATAAGCGATGGGAAAGTTGATCTTCATCATTGGATTACTCACGGGTTACTAATAGGCTCAATTGAaag GTACTCCGTGTTTctctacaaaatattttcatgtaaaaatcttgaagcagttaaaactaaaaaatgtgTAGCTCAAAGGAATGACCTGAGTTTGTTAcactttttgtatgtattttctggAACAATACCTCAGataattttacattcatatgcaatagtaattttaaatggGAATTTTTACACtaaag tatttGCCCTGAGCGCATCAATAGCATCAGTTACGTGGGGGTGtacttattacttttataacaACGCAATGATGTCAAACAACAATACAATATGGATATCGTTGTTACTGAAATCAATATGGCATTTCAGTACACTAATAGCTCgaatatgtagtattttgttgttttgtgtAATATTTAGAATATGGACACTTGTTCCTATAG GTTTACACTGGGTGGCTATTACGACATGGATTAttctacagaaaaaaaaaatatgttcgaGCAGATTTGAGCAAACACTGTTTAACATCATCATGGGATTTGTTTACTGTTTTTGTTACGTAAATTTGAACGAGGTCAACATGAGATATAGATTATTGatgttttatacttttatgcTGACCCAAAATTTTGGTAGCttacttttgtacattttaatatcCGACTCAGTTGTTATAAATAAGGCATGGTCTATGGGTTCTACAATTTGTATAGTTGCAGGAACCATACTAG gTGTCGGTGCATTAGTTTTGTACTATCGTTGTTTTGCTGTGAAACAATTAAATGAAGATAAAAATTCTCTAGACGATATTGAATTGAACAACAAAAAAAGCAAGGATACATCTGAAAGCAATAATACTTCAAAGGAACGTGATCTCTCAGATCCAAATGCAAG GATTAAAAGACATCGAAAGAAAAAGAacacgaaaaaaataacaccatTTAAACCAGGTCCTGTAAATGATAATCAAAATCTTGacaaaaaattcttattgGATCACTGGATAGGTGTGAAGACTCAAAGTTTCACTTCTGCTCCTGCAACAAATACAAGTATGGACACTTCAAGTATAGAAGTATATACCGTAGAAAATACACCACAGGCGGGGCAAGCCACGTGCGATGAAATCGAATACAGAagtaataatacatttataaagaaGTACAAAACTGTTTGTTCACCAACAGAATTAATGTTGAAATTATCTGcaatagaaaatatagaaaGCTCGATTGATGAAATaacttcaaataatttaaacatacaaaaaagaagaggTATATGTTCGTCAGATGAATTAAGAGATGAATTAGTAAATGTAAATATGGATATAGTAAATGAGGCTTTCATGAAAACTTTGAAAACAGATCACAGTTCCGAAATTAGTCATGATACAGATGGCTCTAACAAAAAAACTTCTTCAGATTCTATAGATAtggatttagatttaagttttaGTGATATTAATAGTtctgatataaataatttcaatgaaaatattgttcaaaaactatgtttaagcgctttaaaaaatatcaaagtaGGAAATCAGGATGCAGACATTGAAAATATACAACGTATAGCGTTGGACATCTTAAAGGAaatgtatacaaaaaaagataaaagtaaaagtaaactaGCAAGAGATACATCAAGTACAAAAAATCGTGATTTAGACACTCCTACAGAAATTTTATCTGTTCATGATTATGAGAACATTTGTGCAGTCAATATAGCTAGAGAAGCTTGGGGTTTACGTTCATGGAATGGATATTCAGATATTGAAAATTGGCAACATGATGGAAGTGTAGTTAGAGATAGAAGAGCTGACACATTTACTTCAGAGAGTTCTGAAATAAGTAGTTGCTTGTCACAAGAGCTGAAAAATGCTATTTTATCTGCACCGTCGTTTCCTAAAAAAGTTCCAACTTACTCTAATATATCAATGAAAATCGAAAGATGTAATCAAGAAGATTATGTCAATTCAGCAATTTGCCAGTCAATTGATGAAACTTTCTTAGCTAAGCCATGTGTTATTGATATTCATAAGGATCCAAATCATCTGGAACCTATCTTAGAAGAATTAGACGACATATGTGATATTGATTCTCCAACTAAGAAGAGATTAAATTCTGAAAGTTCTCTAGTAGCTACCATTGATGAAATTCGGAAAGCATTCGTCACTAATTCACCTAGACATGTTTATCACAGAAGAGATCATTTATGGGATTCTCCTCAGACTGGAACGTCTGTTACTATAGAAAATACGTTGAAAAAAGCTCTGTGGAAGGAACCATCTAAATTTGATTCCAGTAATATTATGGATTCTTTGCCcgaaaaggaaaatatttgtaacataTCTCATGGAACTAAATTTGAATCCAATAAATtatctaataaaatagaaaccaCTTCTCCTATGGATATGATAAGACCTGAACATGAACAAACTCTATTGAGTAATTCAACAAGACAAACAAAGTCGTTGGAATACAATGTAAAATTACAGAATAAGAAAATCAATTATAGACCTGAACATCTCAAAGACCTTTCAAATAAAGATATCGATATATTGTGGCAAATTGTGACAGAAAATTCACACCAACCACATAGTTCCATTGAAGACCTTTCAACGAATCGGATATCAACTTCTTTGCAGTCATTAATACATAGCGATTCTTCTGTGATACCAACAGCACCAAAAATtactaacataaaaaagaatgtaaGAACGAAACCCAGGCGAAAGTTTTCAATTTTGAGGGAAAGATTTGAACCAAAATTGAACTGTAATTCTGATAAAGAAATTCTATGCCACGGTACAGAAACTTCTTATTCTTCCGATTTAAACGTTGTCAAAGTGAAAAACGATTTGGATAGTAATGGTGAAAAATCAATCATGGTTAGAAAAACAAGCAATTcaaattctattaaattagaTGTGCCtgcaaaaaatatcaaagaaaAGAGATCTCTTTTTATGAAACAAGTATTAAGCCCACcgaaatttaatacaaaattaagacATAAAATGTAG
- the LOC106132692 gene encoding lipoma-preferred partner homolog: protein MSRPDNADALEKQLANLQMSKESNVQGKIKKVPPAVPPKKKAQPQVPHSAVVSTLREPLFSAKISPVLNNNPHTYSNTISNQPQTYKDFTNTRHPMGTPSKTYNPTYSNVPPFRKNGNNVPSPPPPPPPPSLQNLPSKCFNDNEEYLPPPSPVSSNYSELARATANINYIQERPFQQERPYAHIYQNEYPEYGVSQASMYESIYEPINPRPQSNLSTSLGTQAFRNNIPTTNKSPLPKEEEVDALTNLLVKSIADSQDLDVFGVCIKCNEKVIGESSGCTAMGNMYHVKCFCCYHCNTNLQGKPFYAVEGQPYCEADYYETLEKCSVCYKPILDRILRATGKPYHPSCFTCVVCGKSLDGIPFTVDAMNQIHCIDDFHKKFAPRCCVCELPIMPEEGEEETVRVVALDRSFHVRCYRCEDCGLLLSSEAAGRGCYPLDGRILCKNCNAHQIRMLTNVMTTDL, encoded by the coding sequence ATGTCACGACCAGATAATGCAGATGCATTGGAAAAGCAATTAGCTAATCTCCAAATGAGCAAGGAATCCAATGTTCAAGGAAAAATCAAGAAGGTACCACCAGCTGTGCCACCCAAAAAGAAGGCCCAACCACAAGTTCCTCATAGTGCTGTTGTTAGCACACTTCGTGAACCATTGTTTTCTGCAAAGATTTCtcctgttttaaataataacccTCATACGTACAGTAACACTATTTCCAATCAACCACAAACTTATAAAGACTTCACAAATACCAGGCATCCAATGGGGACACCATCAAAAACTTACAACCCTACTTATAGCAATGTGCCACCATTCAGAAAAAATGGCAATAATGTACCATCACCTCCTCCACCTCCCCCTCCACCTTCTCTTCAAAACTTGCCAtctaaatgttttaatgataatgaaGAATATTTACCACCGCCATCTCCAGTCAGCTCTAACTACAGCGAATTAGCCAGAGCTAcagcaaatataaattatatacaagaAAGGCCATTTCAGCAAGAGAGACCTTATGcacatatttatcaaaatgaaTATCCAGAATATGGAGTTTCCCAGGCTTCTATGTATGAATCAATATACGAGCCAATTAACCCACGCCCCCAAAGTAATTTATCAACTTCATTAGGAACACAAGCTTTtcgaaataatatacctacgaCAAATAAGTCTCCTTTACCCAAGGAAGAAGAAGTTGATGCACTTACAAATCTTCTCGTTAAATCAATTGCCGATAGTCAAGATTTAGATGTATTTGGTGTATGTATCAAATGTAATGAAAAAGTAATAGGTGAAAGTTCAGGCTGTACAGCTATGGGTAATATGTACCAcgtaaaatgtttttgttgttaTCACTGTAACACTAATCTACAAGGCAAACCGTTTTACGCTGTAGAAGGGCAACCATACTGCGAAGCTGATTATTACGAAACATTAGAAAAATGTTCTGTTTGTTATAAACCTATTTTGGACAGAATTTTAAGAGCTACTGGAAAACCTTATCATCCGTCCTGTTTTACTTGTGTTGTTTGCGGAAAAAGCCTTGATGGAATACCATTTACTGTTGATGCTATGAACCAAATACATTGCATAGATGATTTCCATAAAAAATTTGCTCCTCGCTGTTGCGTTTGTGAGCTCCCTATAATGCCTGAAGAAGGTGAAGAAGAAACAGTAAGAGTAGTTGCTTTGGATCGTAGCTTTCATGTACGGTGTTATAGGTGTGAAGACTGTGGTCTCTTATTGTCGTCAGAAGCTGCAGGTAGAGGTTGTTATCCGCTAGATGGCCGAATACTTTGCAAAAATTGCAACGCTCACCAGATTCGTATGCTTACCAATGTCATGACAACAGATTTATAA
- the LOC106132799 gene encoding tRNA selenocysteine 1-associated protein 1, whose translation MAMQCQLWMGSLEPNMTESFIMAAFHRLGQRPLAVKVMRNKFTGEPAGYAFVHFQTDEEAIDSMHKLNGKPIPGTFPVVRFRLNTASREARTSMQLEREFSVWVGDLSPDVDDYSLYRVFAAKYNSIKTAKVILDNSGYTKGYGFVRFGNEEEQRNALYAMNGYTGLGTKPLKICTAVPKPKGLQQNQGGPAGNATYNSGTEYNQYYDPSAYWQNYSAWSGYYGQGEAGATQQVQPTQAAPAPEPPQPTQTKTQADELALVEHKKSVDVERHNQDFLDTELGLWDSLEASHWFPNEGIEAH comes from the exons ATGGCAATGCAATGTCAGCTTTGGATGGGGAgt ttGGAGCCTAACATGACAGAAAGCTTTATTATGGCAGCCTTCCACCGATTGGGGCAGCGCCCACTTGCCGTAAAGGTAATGAGGAATAAGTTTACAGGAGAACCAGCAGGTTATGCATTTGTGCATTTTCag ACTGATGAAGAAGCTATAGACTCCATGCACAAATTGAATGGCAAACCAATTCCTGGCACATTCCCGGTGGTGAGGTTCAGGTTGAACACGGCATCACGTGAAGCCCGAACTAGCATGCAGCTGGAGAGGGAGTTCTCAGTGTGGGTCGGGGACCTCAGCCCTGATGTAGATGACTACTCCCTGTATAGGGTATTTGCTGCTAAGtacaattctatcaaaacTGCTAAAG tgATACTGGATAATAGTGGTTACACCAAGGGCTATGGTTTCGTCAGGTTTGGCAACGAAGAGGAACAACGTAATGCCCTATACGCAATGAATGGGTACACAGGTTTAGGCACCAAGCCTCTTAAAATATGTACTGCAGTACCGAAGCCCAAAGGACTGCAACAAAACCAAGGAGGCCCCGCTGGGAACGCAACATATAATAGCGGGACG GAGTACAACCAATATTATGATCCGTCTGCCTACTGGCAAAATTATTCAGCCTGGTCTGGCTACTATGGGCAGGGCGAGGCGGGCGCCACGCAACAAGTTCAGCCGACGCAGGCGGCGCCGGCGCCCGAGCCCCCGCAGCCCACACAAACCAAGACTCAGGCCGACGAACTCGCATTGGTTG AACACAAGAAGAGTGTAGACGTTGAGCGGCACAACCAAGACTTCCTGGACACCGAATTAGGGCTTTGGGACAGCCTGGAGGCCTCCCACTGGTTCCCGAACGAGGGCATCGAGGCTCACTAG
- the LOC106132694 gene encoding gamma-tubulin complex component 4: MIHDALLVLWDCSHDTEETKNVNFENYVEKGDSVIYQRICDVAKSHHKIQNFVAETGFHARKTHSVTIHKNSGLYLQALSEGITEVLQSYKKTLLEVESLVIGNHNYTLSFVYSYVEKYRGLFDTLNKIISTIKERRLAGCQILSLTHQYILNGNEMVHGAVVKIFTNINKVFINQLCTWLLYGELRDPYQEFFICRNHEGDSDTFLSSPSTNTCDKSLVSTLQDTTLDCGYMLNANMIPYFVPLSLAQEILFIGKTVILFGFDPRKVKRHSFLNNRTMLPLQKCGADTRRFTIWEEKEAEFHEKLQKLKDLEGFEFCNFRGVIRDIKECVTKHLWTVAVEEAQLLQELKLMKDFYLLGRGELFLELLRLTAHILDKPTNRTSTRDMNHAFQLAARAVLLSNSADIEKFSFELPYVKPNLSNNSSFEDDSSTVADGWSTIILKYEFKWPLHLLFTPEVLARYNDMFRLLLRIKQTQHDLHMLWKTYKLSSSFSMCQLHNKLMFLMDNLQHYLQADVLETNFARLMEAVQKTNDFEKLKKAHANFLADVLSQSFLTVTPSSDSDCSGDATDYINNPVFCNIMELLKLCHSFCSITDFEADRDAEEYHLRGYSDRFNKLVKQLMQLLVSLRDRPCGVFLARLLMRLDYNRWLSGEAMLTQSVTNMLRC, encoded by the exons ATGATTCATGATGCTTTACTTGTTCTCTGGGACTGCTCACATGATAcagaagaaacaaaaaat gtgaattttgaaaattacgtTGAAAAGGGGGACTCCGTTATATACCAAAGAATATGTGATGTTGCAAAGAGTCATCATAAAATTCAGAACTTTGTAGCAGAAACAGGATTTCATGCTAGGAAGACTCACAGtg TTACAATACACAAGAACTCTGGCTTATATTTGCAAGCTTTGAGTGAAGGCATTACGGAGGTTCTTCAGTCTTATAAGAAAACACTCCTAGAAGTAGAGAGCTTGGTCATAGGCAACCATAACTACACTCTCTCGTTTGTGTACAGTTATGTCGAAAAGTATAGAGGTCTATTCGACACtttgaacaaaataatttctacAATCAAGGAGCGAAGACTTGCTGGCTGTCAAATCTTGAGTTTAACACACCAATATATACTAAACGGGAATGAGATGGTGCATGGAGCTGTGgttaa AATATTCACCAATATTAACAAGGTGTTCATAAATCAGCTATGCACTTGGTTATTATATGGAGAGCTAAGGGACCCATATCAGGAGTTCTTTATCTGCCGCAACCACGAAGGGGACTCCGATACATTCCTGTCGTCGCCTTCAACTAATACATGTGATAAGTCACTTGTTTCTACA CTACAAGACACAACTCTTGATTGTGGCTACATGTTGAACGCCAACATGATTCCTTACTTCGTGCCTTTATCCCTGGCCCAGGAAATACTGTTCATTGGTAAAACTGTCATTTTGTTCGGGTTCGACCCTCGGAAGGTGAAGAGGCACAGTTTTCTGAATAATAGAACCATGTTGCCTTTGCAGAAGTGTGGTGCCGATACTAGGAG ATTCACTATTTGGGAAGAGAAGGAGGCGGAGTTTCACGAGAAACTGCAAAAGCTGAAGGACCTTGAGGGATTTGAGTTTTGTAACTTTAGGGGAGTCATCAGAGATATTAAGGAGTGTGTCACTAAG CATTTATGGACAGTGGCAGTGGAAGAGGCACAATTACTACAAGAATTAAAACTGATGAAGGATTTCTACTTGCTTGGGCGCGGTGAACTATTCTTGGAATTACTTAGACTGACCGCACATATTCTCGATAAACCTACTAACAGAACTTCAACAAGAG ATATGAACCACGCGTTCCAGTTAGCAGCCAGGGCGGTACTTCTCAGTAACAGCGCTGACATTGAGAAATTCAGCTTTGAACTGCCGTACGTGAAACCCAATCTGTCAAATAACTCTTCATTCGAAGATGATAGCAGCACag TGGCCGACGGTTGGTCCACCATAATACTGAAGTACGAGTTCAAATGGCCTCTACACTTGTTGTTCACCCCGGAAGTGCTCGCGCGGTACAACGACATGTTCAGGTTGCTGTTGCGAATCAAACAGACGCAGCACGACTTGCATATGCTGTGGAAGACGTATAAACTGTCTTCAAG tttCTCAATGTGCCAACTCCACAACAAACTCATGTTCTTAATGGACAACCTCCAGCATTACTTACAAGCGGACGTCCTAGAAACAAACTTCGCACGTCTCATGGAAGCTGTACAAAAGACCAACGATTTTGAGAAGCTGAAGAAGGCGCACGCTAACTTCTTGGCTGATGTGTTGAGTCAGTCGTTTTTGACTGTTACTCCG TCATCAGACAGCGACTGTTCAGGCGACGCCACAGACTACATCAACAACCCGGTGTTCTGCAACATCATGGAGCTCCTCAAACTGTGCCACTCGTTCTGCAGCATCACGGACTTCGAGGCTGACAGAGATGCTGAGGAATACCACCTAAGAGGTTATTCGGATAG GTTCAACAAACTAGTAAAGCAACTGATGCAGCTGTTGGTGTCTCTGCGCGACCGTCCGTGCGGCGTGTTCCTCGCGCGGCTGTTGATGAGACTCGACTACAACCGCTGGCTGAGCGGAGAGGCCATGCTCACTCAGTCTGTCACCAATATGCTGAGATGCTAG